The DNA region tggggattggttgagaaagagagtactcaaataataaaccaacaaattgaagcggattcactctattttactcatattgaattaaataaattagtagttacaccaaaaaatgatacatatgtatttctttaataccatgaaaaaaataaaaaagaatagtttgaaaccaatcatattaactacttgggggatttgttaacaatgaaagtactcaaataacaaattacccagcaaattgaagcgagaaactaccttttaatatctttggaatacataatattttaaattttcaaatttttattaactaatttaatcttttttcttaaactatggatttctttatccacaataactcattcaacaataatggttgaaccaaatgaaccctaagcagaacacctaaaggaaagtccatagctcctatatcataatctcattgcatgacgttgtcatctatgctaccaacaatatccgaattgcaaataacacactaccaacaaaaaggaagagaacaaatagtaaagatgaatacaatgacaatgttactcaaaagagaattaagaacacttagaaaaaaaacacttagaaaaattcaaattaaaagtagtatttatttagactatcatttttaaaccaaatatttagactatcgattttacaaggttgcaaacatttattttagtaataattataatgaattttctacattatcttggattcatatactttgaattagatatttaaataaaaaaattcgacattcaattacccatgtataaacttctcctatataatcttgcattgatatactttcaaatatttatttaaatataaacattgagcattaacccattcgcgcaatgcgcgtataaaactagtttaagaaataagattagataaattagtaaaaaattgaacattttaaatatgatgtagtccaaagatattataaggtagtttcccgcttcaatttgttgggtaatgggttatttgagtattctcattatcaacaaatcccccaagtagttaatatgattggtttcaaactattcttttttattttttttcatggtattaataaatacttggtaaataaatatataacattattttgtattataactttgatatttaattacaagatagtgtaaaaagaacaggacaatgtaatgaatatcaattgatgaatttgaatgtaaagaatctttgcattagatcgagaaaataaagacaatataactaataaaattatatttcttatataatttattgataatgaatacttttttttttaataaaggcattgtagacacataattctaattaaataaatacatatgtatcattttttgttgtaactactaatttatttaattcaataagagtagataccgcttcaatttgttgggttatttgagtactctctttctCAACCAATTCCCaattagttaatataattagcttcaaattatttttaaaattttttttcatagtattaataaaatacttggtaaataaatatctaacattattttatattataactttgatatttaattacaagatattgtaaaaaaaaaaaagataatggacaatgtaatgaatatcaattaatgaatttaaatgtaaagaatctttgcatttaataaagacaatataactaatgaaattatttctcttatttaatttaattttttgataatgaataactttttcaaataaaagtattgtagacgacgcataattctaaattaaagaaatacatatgtatcattttttttgtagctactaatttatttaatttaataagagtaaaataaagtgagaacttaattatgccaaatttgattgggatgaggaagttaaaagttaatggaatattaacggagaagagaatatttaacgaaaaacttaacgggtaatcatataattaaggataaattagaaaatctcaaggaaaaatataaatctaaacaatatgaaccatccatttgagtTAATAATTTTACCAGTCATTTTTTCTATACACATTATAGGcctatctttttttttactcttattagtataatagattttttttggctcttattagtatagtaaatACTTTGTAGCTTTCTTATTGCAATGTATACAAATTGGTGGTATAAGTGCTTTCCAACTTGGAATATCCTATAAATAATGGCTAGCctgcttattttttttaaaaaaaaatatttttatattatgatatttatatattgatttgtataatataatctctctctctctctctctcacacacacccccccccacacacacacacacacatatatatatatatatatatatatatatatcattttcaaaCATAATAATTACATACGTTATgtttataaaacataattaaatatataattataaaacataaagttatgttttatatatcattatacgttatgttttatatatcattttcaaacataataattacatacgttatgttttataattattttgggCATGATATAATGGTGAGCAACTGGGCATATATTCATATTGGGATCTTTTTGTGTTCTAACAACAAAAAGTAACAATTCATCCAAAACTTCAAAGACTTTAATTTGCCATGTGATCAAAAGAttgtttacaaaaaaaaaaacaagcagtCAAGCACTAACAGTACGATACAGTCGTACAGATTACAGATACATCATTTAAAAGCTCAGGCGCATCACTCcctcaatacatatatatatacttcctaTAAACAGCACATGCTACAgtttctgtatatatatatatgtgcgtaTAATTAAATGGCCGGGTGCTCATTAAAAATAAGGCTACAATGTTCCTATGGCATATTGAGATATACTGTCCTTCCATTGAGTGGTTGCACTGGCCTCGCATTTTGCTCGTAACcctaaacaaaaatataaaacatcaAATGTACCATTTTATGCATGTGTCGCAGTTTCGATCTAGCTAGCTAGATAGATAATTCAGTGCTTACATCATCAACAGCTTCCTTTAATAAGTTTATCTGTTCCTGTGATACTGTCTTTGTCTGCAAAATCCAACAGTTTATCACTATATGAGTGAGAGAAGGAGAGACATGCATATTTAAATTTCCAGAGATTTGACAAATCTGCATCTACTTCTTGAGAGTGTGTATTGAGTAAACATGAGGGTGTGTATTGAGTAAATCCAGCCTTGTCATCCTAGCCGGCCAAAGGACCAGCCCAAGTTACCCATAATTAGGTAAATCAATCTAGGTTACCCATAATTAGGTAAATCAATCTAGGTTGCCAATAGCTAGGTAAAACAGCTTACCTAGATTGCCCATAGCTaaaaaccagcctaggttgtctATAGCTAGGTAAACTAGCCTAGCTAGATTGTCCATAGCTAAAAACCAGCCTAGCTAGATTGTCTATAGTTAGGTAAACTAGCCTAGCTAGATTGCCCCTAGCTAAGAACGAAAACCAGTCCATACTGCCCCTAGCTAAGAACGAAAACCAATCCATACTGCCCCTAGCTAAGAACGAAAACCAGTCCATACTGCCCATAGCTAACCAAACCAGCCTAACTAGATTGCCCATAGCTAGGAAAATCAAACTAGGTTGTCTATAGCtaagtaaaccagcctagatAGATTGCCCATATCAAGGAAAGCCCATAGCAAGGTAAACCAACACAGGTTGctctcaaaccaagaaagttgaaattcgaactcgtgaccttatggttacaagtttgtatcctttgCCATCTTGATTGGGTGTTGGGGAGGTTAAGGTTAGGATACAGACCTTTTTGATTACTGTCCAGATGACACCCTGTGAGCATGGTGGGGTTGTGAGGGAACCAATGAATCTGTAATATTTCTTGCTCCCATATCTGATCTTTCTTGGATTAAGGACCCCTAAATCTTTGCCATTGTGATCAACGTGCTTGATGCTGTCCAGCAACTGGAGTGGAAccaagaaattaattaattaattaattaatacatataagatgaattcaattctattgaATTGTAGGTACTTAATTACTTGTCCAAGGAAATGATCAGGCTCTCCAATTTCGTATAAGATGGAGACAGCAGCAATTTCATCTTTTGCACTCATATGAACCAGATGCATCTCCATATCAAACTTTTTGCCGTTCACGGTGTTCTCAGAGGGAGTATGCCAGTGGCATTGTACCAAGAAGTACTCGGTACCGTTAATGATAATCTTTCCGGCATCACCTGTCCACTTGatctgcatgcatgcatgcaacaatttatataattgacccGGGATATATGTAGATCAACTAAGTCcacataaattataaattataggTGTAAAAGAGGTGAAAGGGGTGGATTGTAATGATATAGGGTGTGTTAATATAAGAATACTAGCCAAGACAATATGATGGTCATTTAAACCAAGAAAAGCTCAACAAACTTCCTAAAATGATGGTGGGTCGTGAGACTAGGTCAAAGCCCACAGAGTGGATTGTGGGCACAAATCAAATGTCACATGGTGGGCCACAAGAACGGGTCAAAACCCACTTGATTAGACATGTCAAAACGAACGGGCCCAACACGTCTAGTTAGGTGCATTTGTGACGGACTCGACTAGAGAAATTCCAGCCCGGCCCGTATAACTCGGGTGAGAACACGGGTTATACATGGCTTGTGGGTTACATGATGGGCCGTGAGAACGAGCCAAAGCCCACCATTCCAAATCCAAAGGTGGGCTTTGTGACGAGAATGACTAGCCGTTCGGAGCTGACCTTAGGTCGCCAAACTTGGGCCTTGGGTAGCCTATCCCGATCCGAATCATCTACCTTGGTCCATCCAAGTCATCTTCTTAGGCCCAGATCCTGAGTTATTGGACCCGAGTCTCCATTCTTGAGTAGTTTTTAATATCTCTGTCATATCTAAATCCAACAAAATGAAAACTAAGTACTTGAAACTAATTAATTACCTGAAGAGCATGGCCTTGGTTGACGATAATAGCAGGAGACGATTCGTAACGTCGAATCAACTGCCCAAATTTAGAGGTAATTTTAACAGTTGAATCATCAATATTAATGGGAGACTGCATGTTACCAGCATTGCAGATTGTATAATTTGTATGAAGTTTCCCCCATTTCTCTGGGCCATTCTCAGCTCCTTTAATGTAAGTAAATTTGGTTTCCTCACTCTCATTGGCTATGGAGATGGTTTGTGATGAGAGGAAAACAATTGTGATGATGAGGAGGATGAGAGGATGGCCCATTATTTGAGCCCTTCAAAACTTGACTTCAATCCTGTTTTGAAGGATGGgggaaaattaattattatactattttttACCTCTCTcttttgtcatatatatatatatataggaaataaAATGCTAATATTTCGGGATGCAATAAGGATTATTTGTGTGGTTTTGGTGCTACATAGGGATTTATGTGGTCTCTGTtgtattctatatatatttattgtattgatctatattttaataatgagtCTTTATTGGTTGAaatattttagagtttatttaaaattttaattttaataaattattattttctctctaaattctttttaacttaaatttacttcactttttttaattaaaaataatgtataagaaatacataattaaaaaattctaaaggagatttcattttaacaaacatctatatttattctttttttaaaaactttttaataacaggttattttttatgtaattgtACATAGCCtaattaaaagaattgaaaaaaaaaagaatatctacaagaaattatttttgtattgctTCAATTCTATGCTATATAACTCTCATACATAATAGATGTTGGGTGTGTTACAACAAAGATGAGATGAGGGTatcaaccattttttttttttgttttttggaatttacatgttcattttttttttaaaaaatataaccaTAGGAAGATGGAGGTGAATCCAGAATGCTCGATTTGTGGccggcctatatatatatatgtgtatatatataatgaagaaGTCATGCATACCCTATGCACCTGTTCATTTGCGCAACATGTTTGGACGGCATCCCAACTTCCTATTCCAAACATGAGTGGTTTGGATTTTATGAAATGGACGGTGGATTTTCTTAGCAACGCTAATCTTCATGGGATAATATGGCAGGCTAGGAATCACTACTAACTGCAGGGCATTATGGGAGTAATTGAAAGCTCAATGGAATATATAATTGGGTGGCTGGGTAGCTAGCTTCCTGCTTCCCGGAACCCTTTTCGTGCCTTGAAtctgattgtttaaatttttattctaaaCTTTCGAGTAAGTCATTAGACCGTTCCTATATTGCTGCGATCGCACACGCATGCATGCAAACTTTTTGTTAGTTCTATTTGTAGTTGTGAGGACTGTTTCATTCGTAGAGGTATAAACCAAGCTGCTCGTTTGCTAGCCAAAGCCGATGGGGCGTGGTCGTCCTACTCTAAGTGGCTTGATGTACTTCTTTATTGTTTGAACAGTTTGATATCTTAATAAATTCGCCGTTTTGGttgctttcaaaattaaaaaaaaaaaaaaagaatttgaaaaactATACGAAACATCTACAAGGAGTTACTGTATTGCATCAGTTCTATGCCCTATAACTCTCATAATAGAGGTTGGGTGTGCTACAACAGGGAAGAGATGAGGGTATGGaccacttttatttatttatttatttacatgttcaatttttaaatatagtcATAGGCCAATTAGAAATATtgagaaaaatattaatatatgtgtcatttaaaagatcttATTCAAAACTTTTGAAtgatttatatttcttatatgttaattttatttgtacaaaaagaaaaggaaaaagctaaattaaagtttaaaaagaaaactacagtgaaacatattaatttattacaattaaaattctaataaataatttctaaaacaTTTCAGCCAATCAAGACTTCTTAGTGGCACGAAGTGACTCCCCCATAGGGGAGGTCAAGGATTCGAGTCTCAATAGGGGTGATATTGACTCTATGTGCTTCAGAATACTACatatgtaacagagtcagtagtactccaaaaaaaaattgctaacaATTAAATACTCCATTAGACATCATATCTCATTAAATACCAATTTTACTATGTTTAGAATTTCACATCGTGCCTATTCGACATTGTAAAAttctggtatatatatatacctagctacagaacttagggtgtgtttggtagctcggaaaatgatttcctgGAAATCATCTttcgggcttttggtgtttggcaataTCCAGAAAATGTGGTCGACGAAAAACATTTTTCGTTGACCAAGAAAAATACactcatttttccggaaaacaattttcggaagtcattttccagaaatgaAAAATGACCATCGTGCGAGGGATGGTCGTCCCTCTTTGCGTTCCGCATACTTGTTTTTGCCAAAAACCAGTCCGTCGGAGCTCTGGCTCTGGTTTCTGGCAGGAAACCAGAGCAGgcgtgttatatatatatatatatatatatatatatatatatatatatatatatatatatataattttatatgtttttatattttaaatataataataaaactatataataatgtaaatttactcattttccgaaaaaatgaACCAACACACAAAGATAGTTTTGCAGGATGCAACCAAACATAacaaatgaaactgtttttatggaaaataactcattttctaaaaaacattttacaaaaatcattttcctactttacaAACACAGTCTTAATGGAAATTTTAGTAATTGAGTGTGTGTATATTACTACGAGTATGGAAATTTTAGTAATTGAGTGTGTGTATATTACTACGAGTATGGAAATTTTAGTAATTGAGTGTGTGTATATTACTACGagtatttgaattaatttcttttttaaacaacaaaattttggACATCAAATAAAGTGAATATGGAAATTTTAGTAATTGAGTGTGTGTATATTACTACGAGTATGGAAATTTTAGTAATTGAGTGTGTGTATATTACTACGAGTATGGAAATTTTAGTAATTGAGTGTGTGTATATTACTACGagtatttgaattaatttcttttttaaacaacaaaattttggACATCAAATAAAGTGAATATGGAAATTTTAGTAATTGAGTGTGTGTATATTACTACGAGTATGGAAATTTTAGTAATTGAGTGTGTGTATATTACTACGAGTATGGAAATTTTAGTAATTGAGTGTGTGTATATTACTACGagtatttgaattaatttcttttttaaacaacaaaattttggACATCAAATAAAGTGAatttaattgcaaattttgATGATGCTGACAACTTATATAAGCAAATCAGTATCCCAAAATTAtgtgtaatgttttttttttgagtactactgactctgttataatgtaatatctgtGCATAGTAACttttgaggctcgaacccactcccagcattcatgtgggagtgttaatcgggacaccggatgctacttgaccacaaagtctttggcaatTATGTCTAATGtttatttctaataaaatttgtaaggaTTAAGTCATCCAACCGAGAAAGCAAGCAGTAGACTTTGCCCAAACGAATAAAAAGCTCGACAAAAAAACATAATGCCATGTTTGGTTGAAgttcaactctttcttcattacttaatttttttaattagtaattttaattatttttaaatttatcttctttttgTGTTTGATAGTACTTGatgtattttctaaatatataaattttatatattaatactgaacttaatattaagaaaaattaaattaaaaaattcaatcaaGTCTTTTAATGGAACTAGACAAATGAACTGGGATAGGGAGTATATACTCGTGTTGATctagatttttaatttgatttacaaAAACTTTAGCTCGCCGGTACCTGAAAGCTTGCTTTTGGTGAAACTCACCTTATTACATTAGTCGATAAAGAACTACAATGAGGTAAACTAACTTAAGTTACCCATCATAACTAAGTGGCTCAAAAACAAGAGGGCTATTAAACAGCTTCCTCAGTCGCTACCAAGCGAACTTCCTTACCAACTCGCCTTCGATTGCCTTGTGTTGATCTAGAAATTGTATGCTTTTCTAGAGCTTGGTTTGGGCTTTATTAGATGAGCTTATGAgcatatttgtatttattatttttggtcatattttgtaaataaaaagggactttaatttattatattgcaCACATACATGATGGGATAAATGTGCAGTAGGCTTTAATTTCCATAACGGCTTTGATCACTCAGCCTTTACGAATTCAAAAGGATATAGCGATTCGTCCCTGTAGTTGATTCCCAGCTGATGTCCATCGCCGACTGTGCCAATACGAAAGTAACCAATCCTGCAGTAAAGGCAAAGGCTTGGCCACCAGTTGAAAAGGTACCCTCTTCCATTAATATTCTTCTCAATCCTAAACCAGTTCCCAATATCATCCTCCTTGCCTATAACCCCACCGGTCACTATTGTCGCCTCACTCGCCTCATGATTAAGCTTCCAAACATTCTCCTTAGCGCAGGGATCCGATGGGTCCGGCGATTTTTCGAAGGCCACGTTCAGTGGGTACTGCCGTATGATGGCGTCTCCGTTGGCGGCGGCGCGTGAAGCCTCGGCGGCGCGTGAGGCCTCGGCCTCGCGGTTTAGAGGGTAGAAAGTTATAGGACGACCCACGGCGGCTAATGTGACGTTTATTACTACGTGGGTGGGGCAGGCGGAGGGGTTTCCCGTAGTGTTGAGATTAGCCACGCTTATGCCGCCTTCCACGTCGGTGAGGGCTGGGATGGCGTAGTATTTGGCTCCGGCGACCACTGGGTTGCCGGCCGTGTCTAAGATGACGTCGGAGGGGAGGCGGATGAGTGGAGGAAGGCCGGAGTCAGAGATGGCCAGCGGAAGGATATAAATGGAGATAACCAAAAGGAATATTATTGGTGGCTTCATTTTGAGACCAATAGATAAATGTGTGTTTGATTTGGTGGTTAGGAAGGGTAAAAAACAGTGGATTATATAGACTCAGATCAGATGAGTCATGAGATGACACACTGCACTATCAGGTAGGAACATAAATGTGATgccaaacaaacaaagaaaaaaagtgtGTCATGTAAAGATTCCCACCGGATCACGTACCGGTATTTAAATATGATAGACACGTGTCAATGgtaacaaattttaaaagaaaaaattgttataaattttgaaaGGATATTATGGCCAAATAACGttaagttttaatttaaatttagatGTCAAAGGTTCAATGTTCAATTCCTAATGTTGTTAAGgatggccaaagaccttgtagtctagcggcattcggtgtcccggttaacactcccacatggatgacttcattaggttgaaaaaatagctataaacagatactacattgtaacagagtcagtagtactcaaaaaaaatgttgttaagGATGTGAAAACTGGAAAGTAACAAATTGTGATGTTGTTCATTAGGCATTTTATTAGCAGAGTGACATTCATGATATGAACATTAAAATTTCACTATAATTTTGGCCTAAATCCTATAAAAAGGCAATTATAAGACATTTTTTATGGTCTTttatcataaaacataattttgaaagttatttagtcctctaactttACCTAAAATAAGTGCAAATTAGGTTAGACTGCTGTTGCATGCCTTCATTTTGAGACCAGAGATAAATGTGCATTTGATTTGGTGTCTATGGAGTTGCAAGCACACACAAATGGACATAAATGTGGTGAAAAAAAAGGTGCGATATTTAAAGATTTCCACTGGAAAGTAGATAAGGTTATGAgatctaaattttttattaaaatttagcaacaaaacttttattattattattattattattattattattggattaCTTTGTTATGACCAACCTCactttacatttaaaaaatggtgaagtattttagtgaaaaatttttgtcatttgattttttttttttaaatgtatgaGAAAGTTCGCAATCACTACCTAAATGTGCACTTTAGGTGAGGCATGTCTTGTGACCGCAAACAATAAGTCAATCAGCTCAAACTAAAAAGGCCGCCAATAGACAACTTGATCACACAGGaaatcaaacttgaaatattgtgattatcaagtcaactaTTCAACCAATTTATATGGGATCCTAATCCATTTAAAAATGATAAGATATGTATGTGGTGATGAAAATGATACAAATGATCGCAAAAAGAGAAATTTGTGATAGATGTAAGAAAGGGCAATAGAGTAAAATGTTAGAATAGTCTCATTAGCATCTTCGTCATCATGTTCATGATTGATTCACTAAAatgaaagttaaaaaaaataatggtaaAATGTGCGCTTTAACTATAAGTCAAAGtgtaattaaatcattcaactaaaaaagtttcaattagacaTTTTAACTCCTGATTTTTATGCAATTAGGTTAATTAGGTCGTAACcggtaaaaaaaatttaattaagaaataaaataaaattcaaataaattaaataattaaaaaaaaatcgcaGACCGGCCCGCGGAGCCCGTCAACCCGCATGGGGCAGGCTAGTGCTGCTTGAATCCTAGCCCGCGGACCGCGTCTTATttctttgaatatatatatatatatatatattcacagtaccgtgaattaaaaaaaaaaaaagtccgcGGGCTAGTCCACGGGGCCTACCAACCCACGTCGGTCGGGATAGGGTTGCATGGACCCTAGTCCGCGGGTCTGGGACGGGTCGgtccactttgacagtactaagcggaccaatgttgtaaaaattaaaatcccattattttgataatttttgcaTGTTCAATTCATCccttggaaaatgatttcccaAAAAAAGGGAAGTCCAAAGCACActtattttcctttgactaATGCATCATTTTTCATTGACCTCATTTTCTTCCCTCTTGCCAAACACTAAAaactcagaaaacatttttcagaagtcattttcgggttttcaaacacaccctaatggAAATTTTAGCGAttgagtgtgtgtgtatatatattactatgagtatttgaattaatttgttttttaaacaataaaattttgaacatcATAAAAGTAGAGAAATTGTTATGAATAAAGTGTatttaattgtaaataattttgatgattctgacaatttatataatttatgtgtaaTGTTTATTTCTAAGAGCATCCCCATCTATGGAAATTGTGGAGTTTATGTCAGGAAATTATCTTTAGCTTGCTTCAATGAATTGATGTGGAGGCAAAAATGAGAGGAGTTAATTCTCCTGCAACATATGgtttaatgtaaaaaaaaatagccgCCGAAATCGTGTGTTGGGCGCAACATTGcgccccagcgggcgcgtggACGCGTGAGAGTGGCCGCCAGCCGGCGGACCCTCTGACTTCAAAtaagctttttatttttattttttttaaatttttttttgttttttttgttagattttatttgtttttcctttttccttttttcttcttcccaatGACACTTACAAAAACCCCTTAAAATCGTGAAAAAactccactgataaggatgctctaataaaatttgtaaggaTTAAGTCATCCAACCGAGAAAGCAAGCAGTAGACTTTGCCCAAACGAATGAAAAGCTCGACAAAAAACGTATACCATGTTTGGTTGAAGCTCAACTCTTTCTTCGttacttaattttttaattagtacaataatttttaattatttttaaatttaattttttttttttttaatgtttgatgGCAATTGTGAGACCTTTTGCTCTGTCAAATAGAAAACCAAATAGTACCGCTAGTCCCAGCGAGAGTGAGTACTTGCATGCAAATACCATCCTTTCATTCCTCACTACTGCCATACTCCACTTATTGCTGCAGGCTTGCTTTGATCCGGGCTCGGCCTGCTTTTCCATAAGTCCTTCGCTAGTATCCACCATTGTAGCTGATCCGCCCATTTATGAACGTAACATTTTTACGCAGGAAAAGAAGAACGAATTGAAGCGGGCAGATCTTCGTGTGTAAGGAAATAAGAAGCATAGGGCAAGGACATATCTATTACCCCGGCCCGGCCCGGCCCGGCCCCCTTCTCTATTCTCTGGGGCTGTCCTTTTGTGGCACTTTGCAGGATATTGAGGAGCTCTTCATCAATGGTTTTAGAGTGAAAAGAAGGGTAAGTTGACAAGCTAACGCAATTTCCATTCCTCTCATAGATGTTTCGTCTATCTCTTCCATTCCTTCCAGTTGTTTCCTTCCGAGACGGTTTCCTTTCGGTTAGCTAGCTATAGATTACGAAGCTTATCTAAAGTTACAATGAATTATGAAGGATCAAAAGTGCTCTTTCTACATCACCAAAATCTACTTGCTACAAatattattcctaacaatttcacCCTTTTTTATAATGTCAAAACAACACAGAGAAAAATTGAATCAATAAAGAGGTTTTATTACACTCTCACACCAAACAAAAGATAATTTCATTTATAACATATTTGGATACATGAGAGTTCTGAAATTTACAAGA from Ipomoea triloba cultivar NCNSP0323 chromosome 6, ASM357664v1 includes:
- the LOC116023503 gene encoding kunitz trypsin inhibitor 3-like, coding for MKPPIIFLLVISIYILPLAISDSGLPPLIRLPSDVILDTAGNPVVAGAKYYAIPALTDVEGGISVANLNTTGNPSACPTHVVINVTLAAVGRPITFYPLNREAEASRAAEASRAAANGDAIIRQYPLNVAFEKSPDPSDPCAKENVWKLNHEASEATIVTGGVIGKEDDIGNWFRIEKNINGRGYLFNWWPSLCLYCRIGYFRIGTVGDGHQLGINYRDESLYPFEFVKAE
- the LOC116021586 gene encoding alpha carbonic anhydrase 4-like: MGHPLILLIITIVFLSSQTISIANESEETKFTYIKGAENGPEKWGKLHTNYTICNAGNMQSPINIDDSTVKITSKFGQLIRRYESSPAIIVNQGHALQIKWTGDAGKIIINGTEYFLVQCHWHTPSENTVNGKKFDMEMHLVHMSAKDEIAAVSILYEIGEPDHFLGQLLDSIKHVDHNGKDLGVLNPRKIRYGSKKYYRFIGSLTTPPCSQGVIWTVIKKTKTVSQEQINLLKEAVDDGYEQNARPVQPLNGRTVYLNMP